One region of Polaribacter pectinis genomic DNA includes:
- a CDS encoding PEP/pyruvate-binding domain-containing protein: MKKSILITLILLLVYNVNSHAQEKDNEKIKQLVEEYKKDIRGPYYRIKWFCKDGSIRDSKDPCPDSIGGGIQHASFKKSALDLRESNHLFFGEILASVKNEDFLDEKNNFSRLKQYQIGKYLASIDDGWVLKKGQFYRGSIQSEDEETWGKNFYENILKNDSFLNSNYYLIRQSLKDIPHNGDNNVAQNMRSESKVLAEEIADFMDIRIKIHGNPQKSDIYLVQGYMKENASKISSSNRKLFEKLLNTMDEFYAPLDYKVILQEISKIEDNNKLLTGLKSFLNEDKTSFSSKDIVIKLTNNLEFLRQTITLFKRSKDRLQLLDLSNQLEKILLIETQNWNPKTLEETILKTQTLTCASFATGLVEAWEFDLVKPIFSSTLEKDETTLGELTSLVSHARRIVEWSTSLVKANYQEDVNDYAAFESLAYGFVDDRIRNSITLNLGETVSKLNAYASKVSEVNNNVMNISNQDAIRGLNPGYAHGKLIVVDGNPDLVEVNSNNIYIFQKPPSDLKPVAGIMTVSEGNLVSHVQLLARNLGIPNAALSNDNLKSLEKYNNRNVFYAVSSKGNVILKLENDMTDEEKLLFNKVEKSKNMIEVPTNKLKLDVSKIINLRDVKATDSGILCGPKAANLGELKNLFPNKVVEGIIIPFGIFKTHMNKEMPSKNMTYWEFLNSTFAKAKELKNNNTSNEDIEKFLIRSLKELHTAIMNINLDASFTEDLKSNFSSVFGDKMGNVPVFLRSDTNMEDLKEFTGAGLNLTLFNILEEQKIINGIKEVWASAYTERSFKWRQKYLLNPENVYPSILIIPSVDVDYSGVMITKGINEGSESDLTVAFSRGAGGAVDGQSAETRLITADTSYLLSPARQPDYIRLPKTGSTKKHYTNFNKPILNNGNVNDIRELATEIRTKIGSDFSEQSHAYDVEFGFKDDKLWLFQIRPFVENKQAKSSDYLNSIAPKVKISTKIDLKEKI, translated from the coding sequence ATGAAAAAATCAATACTCATCACTCTTATATTATTACTTGTCTACAACGTAAACTCTCATGCGCAAGAAAAGGATAATGAAAAAATTAAGCAACTTGTTGAAGAATATAAAAAAGACATAAGAGGTCCTTATTATAGGATAAAATGGTTTTGTAAAGATGGTAGTATTAGAGACTCAAAAGATCCGTGTCCAGATAGTATTGGAGGTGGAATTCAGCATGCATCATTTAAAAAATCTGCATTAGATTTAAGAGAATCTAATCACCTTTTCTTTGGTGAAATTTTAGCAAGTGTTAAAAATGAAGATTTTTTAGACGAAAAAAACAATTTTAGTAGATTAAAACAATATCAAATAGGAAAATATTTAGCAAGTATAGATGATGGTTGGGTTCTAAAAAAAGGACAATTTTACAGAGGTTCTATCCAATCTGAAGATGAAGAAACTTGGGGTAAAAATTTCTATGAGAACATTTTAAAGAATGATTCGTTTTTAAATTCTAACTACTATCTAATTAGACAATCTCTAAAAGATATTCCTCATAATGGCGATAATAATGTTGCTCAAAACATGAGAAGCGAGTCTAAAGTTCTAGCGGAAGAAATTGCCGATTTTATGGATATTCGTATAAAAATTCATGGAAATCCACAGAAGTCTGACATCTATTTAGTACAGGGTTACATGAAAGAAAATGCTTCTAAAATTTCTTCATCGAATAGAAAACTATTTGAAAAGCTTTTAAACACAATGGATGAATTTTATGCACCATTAGATTATAAAGTTATATTACAAGAAATTTCTAAAATAGAAGATAACAACAAACTTTTAACAGGTTTAAAATCGTTTTTAAATGAAGATAAAACAAGTTTTTCATCTAAAGATATTGTTATTAAGCTAACTAATAATTTAGAATTCTTAAGACAAACTATTACACTTTTTAAAAGAAGTAAAGACCGATTACAATTATTAGATTTAAGTAATCAATTAGAAAAAATTCTTTTAATAGAAACACAGAACTGGAACCCAAAAACTTTAGAAGAAACAATTTTAAAAACACAAACTTTAACCTGTGCTTCATTTGCAACTGGTTTAGTTGAAGCTTGGGAATTTGACTTAGTTAAACCTATTTTCTCTTCTACTTTAGAAAAAGATGAAACTACTTTAGGAGAATTAACAAGTCTGGTTTCTCATGCAAGAAGAATTGTAGAGTGGAGTACTTCATTAGTTAAAGCAAATTATCAGGAAGATGTAAATGATTATGCAGCTTTTGAGTCTTTAGCTTATGGTTTTGTTGATGATAGAATTAGAAATTCAATTACACTTAATTTAGGAGAAACAGTCAGTAAATTAAATGCTTATGCAAGTAAAGTTTCTGAAGTAAATAATAATGTAATGAACATTAGTAACCAAGATGCTATTAGAGGTCTTAACCCAGGTTATGCTCATGGTAAATTAATTGTTGTAGATGGAAATCCAGATTTAGTTGAAGTAAATTCAAACAATATTTATATTTTTCAAAAACCACCATCAGATTTAAAACCTGTTGCAGGAATTATGACAGTATCTGAAGGAAATTTAGTTTCTCACGTTCAATTATTAGCTAGAAATTTAGGAATACCTAATGCTGCTTTATCTAATGACAATTTAAAATCTTTAGAAAAATACAACAATAGAAACGTTTTTTATGCTGTTTCTAGCAAAGGTAATGTCATTTTAAAATTAGAAAATGATATGACAGATGAAGAAAAACTGTTGTTTAATAAAGTAGAGAAATCTAAAAATATGATTGAGGTACCAACTAACAAATTAAAGTTAGATGTTTCTAAAATCATTAATTTAAGAGATGTAAAAGCAACAGACTCTGGAATTTTATGTGGACCAAAAGCTGCCAATTTAGGTGAGTTAAAAAATCTTTTTCCTAATAAAGTGGTAGAAGGAATTATTATTCCTTTCGGAATTTTTAAAACACATATGAATAAAGAAATGCCTTCTAAAAATATGACTTATTGGGAGTTTTTAAATTCAACTTTTGCTAAAGCCAAAGAATTAAAAAACAACAATACTTCGAATGAAGATATAGAAAAATTCTTAATCCGTTCTTTAAAAGAACTACACACAGCTATTATGAACATCAATTTAGATGCTAGTTTTACTGAAGACTTAAAGAGTAATTTTTCATCAGTTTTTGGAGATAAAATGGGGAATGTTCCAGTGTTCTTAAGAAGTGATACAAATATGGAAGACTTAAAAGAATTTACAGGAGCTGGATTAAATTTAACGCTTTTTAATATTTTAGAAGAACAAAAAATTATTAACGGAATTAAAGAAGTTTGGGCTTCTGCCTACACAGAAAGAAGTTTTAAATGGAGACAGAAATATTTATTGAATCCAGAAAATGTATATCCTTCAATTTTAATAATACCAAGTGTAGATGTAGATTATTCTGGTGTTATGATTACAAAAGGAATTAATGAAGGTTCTGAAAGCGACTTAACAGTTGCATTTAGTAGAGGAGCTGGAGGCGCTGTAGATGGACAATCTGCAGAAACAAGATTAATAACTGCAGACACTAGTTATTTATTAAGTCCTGCAAGACAACCAGATTACATTCGTTTACCAAAAACAGGAAGCACAAAAAAGCATTATACAAATTTTAACAAACCTATTTTAAACAACGGTAATGTAAATGATATTAGAGAGTTAGCTACAGAAATTAGAACTAAAATTGGTAGTGATTTCTCTGAACAATCTCATGCGTATGACGTTGAATTTGGTTTTAAAGATGATAAATTATGGTTGTTTCAAATAAGACCATTTGTTGAAAATAAACAAGCAAAAAGTTCTGATTACTTGAATTCCATTGCTCCAAAAGTAAAAATCAGTACTAAAATAGATTTAAAAGAAAAAATATAA